A single region of the Apodemus sylvaticus chromosome 7, mApoSyl1.1, whole genome shotgun sequence genome encodes:
- the LOC127690126 gene encoding olfactory receptor 18-like, with protein sequence MELLNLTINQEFLLLGLSEDPEMQPILFVLFLLIYLLTVLGNVLIILAISFDSNLHSPMYFFLFILSLSDMSFSSTTVPKMLINLHTSNKSITYSACLTQVSFFFLFGCMDSLLLTVMAYDRWVAICHPLHYQVILNPRLCRCLVIASVCISLMDLQVHCFMVSQLKFCTNIKIPHFFCDVPELLKLACSGTSINNILIFLASMIGGFLPASGIFYSYYKIISSIVRVPSLSGKYKAFSTCGSHLSVVCLFYGTGLGVYLSSSILSSSKGSVVASVMYTMVVPMMNPFIYSLRNRDIKKALQKIFSQII encoded by the coding sequence ATGGAACTATTAAATTTAACAATTAATCAGGAATTCCTTCTCCTTGGACTCTCAGAAGACCCTGAAATGCAGCCCATCTTATTTGTACTGTTCCTGCTCATATACCTGCTCACTGTGCTTGGAAATGTGCTCATCATCTTGGCCATCAGCTTTGATTCCAACCTCCACAGTcctatgtacttcttcctcttcattcttTCATTGTCTGACATGAGCTTCAGCAGCACCACAGTCCCCAAAATGCTGATAAACTTGCACACCTCTAACAAATCCATAACTTATTCAGCCTGCCTAACTCaggtgtctttcttcttcctttttgggTGTATGGACAGCCTACTACTGACTGTGATGGCTTATGACCGATGGGTAGCCATTTGTCACCCTCTACACTACCAAGTCATTCTGAACCCTCGTCTGTGTAGATGTTTGGTCATAGCGTCAGTTTGTATCAGTCTCATGGATTTACAGGTTCACTGCTTCATGGTGTCCCAACTAAAATTTTGCACTAATataaaaatccctcattttttctGTGATGTGCCAGAGCTTCTAAAACTTGCTTGTTCTGGTACCTCTATCAATAACATATTGATATTTCTTGCCAGCATGATTGGTGGTTTCCTCCCTGCTTCAGGAATCTTTTACTcctactataaaattatttcctccATTGTTAGAGTTCCTTCATTGTCAGGGAAATATAAAGCATTCTCTACTTGTGGATCTCACCTGTCagttgtttgcttattttatggAACAGGTCTTGGTGTGTACCTTAGCTCATCTATTTTAAGTTCTTCCAAGGGAAGTGTGGTGGCTTCAGTAATGTACACTATGGTGGTTCCCATGATGAACCCCTTCATCTACAGCTTGAGGAACAGGGATATCAAGAAAGCCCTCCAAAAAATTTTCAGTCAAATAATATAA